CAATTTTTCGATCATCCTCTTACCTACAAGTTTTTCGACCATTCTATTTTGCAGGTTTTGGGTTGGCTTTTTCTTGGCAGGTATATATCCCGTCGGAATGAAAATAGCAGCAGACTATTTTGAAAAAGGCTTAGGTTCCGCACTTGGATTTTTGGTTGGGGCCTTGGTTTTGGGAACTGGATTTCCATTTTTACTCAAAGGCCTAGGTTGGGAAATATCCTGGAAAACAATTTTATGGAGTACTTCTACCCTTGCGATTTTAGGAGGTTTAGCGATTGGATTTCTAGTTCCTGATGGCCCTTATCGTAAAAAAAGCCCCAAACTTGATTTTGGATTGATTCCGAAATTCACCAAAAACACTGCATTGAAAGGTGCTGCTGGAGGGTATTTTGGGCACATGTGGGAACTCTACACTTTTTGGGCTTTCTTACCCGCGTTGATTTTTGGACTCACCCAAGGAACACTTTCCACTGAAAATCAATCACTATGGACATTCTGGATAATTTCTGCCGGGGGAGTTTCCTGTGCTTTAGGAGGGATTTTAGCACAAAAAATCGGGAGTCAACAAGTGGCAATTGGAAGCTTAATTTTGTCGGGACTTTGTGGATTGCTTTTATTGGTTTTACCTGATATTTCAGCTTTTATTATTTTCACGTTTTTGCTTCTTTGGGGCATTTCGGTGACTGCGGATTCCCCGCAATTTTCAACACTTGTTGCTCAAAGTGTTCCTGCAGAACAGCGAGGAACAGCTCTTACCTTGGTTAACAGTGTTGGATTTGGAATAACTGTGATCAGCATTTTAGTCACGAGAGAATTGGCTTTACTACTTGAGCCAAAGGTTTATTTGGGATTTCTCTTCCTCGGCCCTACTGTGGGCGTCTTTCTTTTCAAGTACTTCAGAGGCAAAGATTCTTCTGAAAGGAAATAAAAAAGGCTCCAAACGGAGCCTAAGCGTAGATTCAGTCAAACCGGACTATCATCTAACTACATTTTCTAAAGTGGCCAAGTAGATCCATTTTTGATCTCTTGAGTTTAAACCTGCATTCACAGCAGCACGTTGCTCTGCAGTCTGGTGCATATCTTCATATTCCTGAGAATTGAAAAACTGAACATAATCTTTAAATAAGTTCATGGTCAGATGGGTAGAAGATGCTTCAGAACCTTGTGGCAAAGCCGCTCGAAGAAAA
Above is a window of Algoriphagus sanaruensis DNA encoding:
- a CDS encoding MFS transporter; its protein translation is MPKQIPPRSALILIVIAQFLGTSLWFAGNAAASEWEILLDRSGTAPTLTLVVQLGFIFGTFLYALGSIADRFSPSKVFLISCILAASFNFSIILLPTSFSTILFCRFWVGFFLAGIYPVGMKIAADYFEKGLGSALGFLVGALVLGTGFPFLLKGLGWEISWKTILWSTSTLAILGGLAIGFLVPDGPYRKKSPKLDFGLIPKFTKNTALKGAAGGYFGHMWELYTFWAFLPALIFGLTQGTLSTENQSLWTFWIISAGGVSCALGGILAQKIGSQQVAIGSLILSGLCGLLLLVLPDISAFIIFTFLLLWGISVTADSPQFSTLVAQSVPAEQRGTALTLVNSVGFGITVISILVTRELALLLEPKVYLGFLFLGPTVGVFLFKYFRGKDSSERK